One Candidatus Vicinibacter affinis DNA window includes the following coding sequences:
- a CDS encoding heavy-metal-associated domain-containing protein, giving the protein MELRFINSKSFKFGIYGNLLNILLLFFLDNQIFAQSEIQIGINGLTCSLCCKTVEESIRRLHFVEDVKMDLINTVASVRITDSVSDLDKLVKAVVNAGFSVRMVRGNLMGRNWKMLEEIQISLGSLTFKVLNSEAYKPATQMHIQYISKKYLPSKDWKSISRTYPDIKMQTSGHYILIL; this is encoded by the coding sequence ATGGAGTTGAGATTCATTAATTCTAAAAGTTTCAAATTCGGAATTTATGGGAACCTTCTGAATATTTTACTTTTATTTTTTTTGGATAATCAAATATTTGCACAAAGTGAGATTCAAATAGGTATTAATGGCCTGACCTGTTCACTGTGTTGTAAGACGGTTGAAGAAAGTATACGTCGCCTCCATTTTGTGGAAGATGTCAAGATGGATTTAATCAATACAGTTGCTTCAGTCCGTATTACAGATTCAGTCAGTGATTTGGATAAGTTGGTAAAAGCGGTAGTAAATGCAGGATTTTCAGTAAGGATGGTAAGGGGAAATTTGATGGGAAGAAATTGGAAAATGTTAGAGGAAATTCAAATTTCATTAGGGAGTCTTACATTTAAAGTGTTGAATTCAGAAGCGTACAAGCCTGCAACACAAATGCACATTCAGTATATCTCAAAGAAATATCTACCTTCTAAAGATTGGAAGAGCATTTCAAGAACATATCCGGATATAAAAATGCAGACATCCGGACATTATATTTTGATTTTATGA
- a CDS encoding T9SS type B sorting domain-containing protein, whose amino-acid sequence MKHCIIGLLMVIFGLPSVSQKLYFLAQDSQAHQNDIFELDINSCTYALWCDDIPSHDYYIRPFPQKYYFLTTINAVITWELLDSCHQGTKIESWIQPSIPRQIGYSRESDKDGIIWLFDDLGVGKVNPPSLYFAYQNYADLNLFKFDTKATIYNGKIYTTGTEINDPLNKISIFEIDTSTLKVIRKIRTFENYETTPGSLFPLNISCGVSHLICTIHNKLYYLDINSGNLSLMCDVQLNAPNTFISNGASPWPYNPNDCDVFIDLDLDGNSGDKTNGFNKFLKCRQNKSLITDADLDVFSDFGSMDSLNVELLNTVDNNFERLSLDTFGNFKAISSNTFVRIFPSGFTSNKDYELALKNIYYVNDACPVSPGLRKIRFIAYKNGKTDTAICNLNIIGPYFNAGSNNQISICKIDTVINLSSFLGTCFSSNGIWSNSTGILNPSKDTSGIYSYTVGDSICGIDASFIKVDLLDLPAFDLGSDQYICPGDSVSFEVPALFTVEWQDKNTTPKYVVTNPGIYKVRITNNKGCFIYDSIQVFQNNYTTLTNSKSICQNQNFIYKNISYPPGSLIRDTLYAASGCDTLLELWLKPLPLPAVSILGDTLLCEGDTALLSTSASGSLLWSTGDITRAIPAAPGNYSLTVTDANNCSASSSFRVDQAPPISYVITSYDPLCSDELGSVLLKVSSGGIPPIQYSLNGLTNPSGIFSSLPPGSYIATFSDALGCTRSDTVLILSPPLFEVDMTDSLILDAGSSVLVQYRLLKGSIQNILFQPGEGIALDQGGLRISATTDQIYTLTFIDDNGCEITKTLKVSVRQNNEFFAPLIFSPNNDGINDFWLPSWGSSWTRAEIKIYDRWGALMASPPATQGWDGNHHGMPCIPGVYLFHIVLYDAQGTSTSFSGDLTLVR is encoded by the coding sequence ATGAAACATTGCATTATTGGTTTACTGATGGTAATCTTTGGGTTACCATCAGTATCTCAGAAACTCTATTTCCTCGCTCAGGATAGTCAAGCACATCAAAACGATATTTTTGAATTAGACATAAATTCCTGTACATATGCCTTATGGTGTGATGATATACCAAGTCATGATTATTATATAAGACCATTCCCTCAAAAATATTATTTTTTAACAACTATAAATGCTGTTATTACTTGGGAATTATTAGATTCCTGCCATCAGGGCACCAAAATTGAATCATGGATTCAACCATCTATCCCAAGACAAATTGGTTATTCCAGAGAGAGTGACAAAGATGGGATTATCTGGTTATTTGATGATTTAGGTGTTGGCAAAGTAAATCCGCCTAGTCTTTATTTTGCATATCAAAATTATGCAGACCTAAATCTATTTAAGTTTGACACAAAAGCCACAATTTACAATGGAAAAATTTATACTACCGGCACTGAAATTAATGACCCTCTAAACAAAATAAGCATATTTGAAATCGATACTTCAACTTTAAAAGTAATAAGAAAAATTAGAACTTTTGAAAATTATGAAACCACTCCTGGTTCACTATTTCCATTGAATATAAGTTGTGGGGTAAGCCACTTAATTTGTACTATCCATAACAAGTTATACTATTTGGATATTAATTCAGGAAATCTAAGTTTAATGTGTGATGTACAGCTCAATGCACCAAATACTTTTATATCGAATGGAGCTTCTCCCTGGCCTTACAATCCAAATGATTGTGATGTTTTTATTGATTTGGATTTGGATGGAAACTCAGGAGATAAGACTAATGGATTTAACAAATTTTTGAAATGTCGTCAAAATAAATCACTTATAACCGATGCTGATTTAGATGTATTTTCTGATTTTGGAAGCATGGATTCATTGAACGTTGAGCTTTTAAATACTGTTGACAACAACTTTGAGCGATTATCATTGGATACTTTTGGAAATTTTAAGGCTATTAGTTCAAATACTTTTGTAAGAATTTTTCCATCCGGTTTTACTTCAAACAAAGATTATGAATTAGCTTTAAAAAATATTTATTACGTCAATGATGCATGCCCGGTTTCTCCAGGCTTAAGAAAGATAAGGTTTATAGCTTATAAAAATGGAAAAACAGATACTGCTATTTGTAATCTAAATATTATCGGGCCTTATTTTAATGCAGGCAGCAATAATCAAATTTCAATTTGTAAAATTGACACTGTTATAAATCTATCTTCTTTCCTTGGAACTTGTTTTAGTTCTAATGGCATCTGGAGCAATTCAACAGGAATTTTAAATCCTTCAAAAGATACCAGTGGAATTTACTCTTATACAGTAGGTGATTCTATTTGTGGAATAGATGCTTCTTTTATCAAAGTTGATTTGCTTGATCTACCTGCTTTTGATTTAGGATCGGATCAATATATTTGTCCTGGAGACAGTGTTAGTTTTGAAGTTCCTGCCCTTTTTACTGTGGAATGGCAAGACAAGAATACAACACCAAAATATGTTGTCACGAATCCAGGAATTTACAAAGTAAGAATAACCAATAACAAGGGTTGTTTTATTTATGATTCGATTCAGGTTTTTCAAAACAATTATACTACTTTAACCAATTCAAAATCTATCTGTCAGAATCAAAATTTTATCTACAAAAATATCTCCTATCCTCCCGGTTCTCTCATCAGAGATACCCTCTACGCCGCCTCAGGTTGCGATACTTTACTGGAATTGTGGCTAAAACCTCTTCCTTTGCCCGCTGTAAGCATTTTGGGAGATACCCTCCTCTGTGAAGGGGATACTGCTTTGCTCAGCACCTCAGCCTCCGGAAGCCTCCTGTGGTCCACCGGCGATATCACTAGAGCCATTCCCGCAGCACCGGGAAATTATTCCCTCACCGTCACGGATGCCAACAATTGCTCCGCAAGCTCTTCCTTCCGCGTGGATCAGGCACCACCCATTTCTTACGTCATCACTTCTTACGACCCCCTTTGCAGCGATGAGCTGGGAAGCGTCCTCCTCAAGGTTTCTTCAGGTGGAATTCCTCCCATACAATATTCCCTCAATGGACTGACCAATCCTTCGGGCATCTTTTCTTCTCTGCCTCCGGGATCTTACATTGCCACTTTTTCAGATGCGCTGGGTTGTACCCGCTCTGACACAGTCCTCATCCTGTCTCCGCCACTCTTTGAAGTCGACATGACAGACTCCCTTATCCTCGATGCAGGGTCTTCCGTCCTGGTGCAATACAGACTCCTCAAAGGCTCCATTCAAAACATCTTGTTCCAGCCCGGTGAAGGAATCGCTCTGGATCAGGGTGGGCTGCGCATCTCCGCAACCACTGACCAAATTTATACCCTCACCTTCATCGACGACAACGGCTGTGAGATTACCAAAACGCTCAAAGTCTCTGTCAGACAAAACAATGAATTCTTTGCCCCATTGATCTTCTCCCCAAACAACGATGGCATCAACGACTTTTGGTTGCCTTCCTGGGGCAGCTCCTGGACGCGGGCAGAAATCAAAATCTATGACCGGTGGGGGGCGCTCATGGCTTCCCCTCCCGCCACTCAGGGCTGGGATGGCAATCACCATGGAATGCCTTGCATCCCGGGTGTGTATCTGTTCCACATCGTTCTCTATGATGCGCAAGGTACCTCTACTTCTTTCTCTGGAGATCTTACTTTGGTGAGATAA